In one Kwoniella botswanensis chromosome 3, complete sequence genomic region, the following are encoded:
- a CDS encoding GTP cyclohydrolase I, with protein sequence MSSSDKPTLSSSPSNSTRNPPAPTSSRPIPTANLNNLSLLSESSTGSWERGRMHGNARSPPTHTSSLEAGLPGAPGSSSAEGGLNKPWPANQGLSKPDPATGRVKFQPQSNIPHYSRTPREGYGFRPTSGSTTPTTSASASASGSLAYPFPSIHRSTRDDEDDMDHRPDGRSMDELRTEVRDELDKNGLLIQAARGVVKDVAGNEGEERGIADEEGLGWPAKSTHLRLHSSPTEKAANLQLLSSAIRTVLECIGEDPDREGLQRTPERYAKALMWMTKGYEERLVDVINDAVFAEDHDEMVIVRDIEVFSLCEHHMVPFTGKISIGYIPNKLVLGLSKLARIAETFSRRLQVQERLTKQVALAVEEAIRPRGVAVVMEASHMCMSMRGVQKPGATTVTSTMLGCFRSQQKTREEFLTLIRTPSVTHR encoded by the exons ATGTCATCGTCCGACAAACCAACTCTATCgtcttcaccatccaacTCCACTCGTAatccacctgctcctacttCATCACGACCAATCCCAACTGCCAACTTGAACAACCTTTCTCTGTTATCCGAATCGTCCACAGGAAGctgggaaagaggaaggatgCACGGTAACGCCCGATCACCCCCAACTCACACATCAAGCTTGGAAGCTGGCTTACCCGGTGCTCCCGGTTCTTCCTCGGCGGAGGGAGGGTTGAATAAACCTTGGCCAGCTAATCAAGGATTGAGTAAACCTGATCCAGCAACTGGCAGAGTCAAATTCCAACCTCAATCTAACATACCTCATTATTCCCGAACACCAAGAGAAGGATATGGTTTTAGACCTACATCCGGATCTACTACACCTACTACCTCTGCTTCTGCATCTGCCTCGGGAAGCTTGGCATACCCTTTCCCATCGATACATCGCTCAACGAgagatgacgaagatgatatggatcataGACCGGATGGTAGATCCATGGATGAACTGAGAACGGAAGTCagagatgaattggataagAATGGACTGTTGATTCAAGCTGCTAGGGGGGTTGTGAAGGATGTAGCGGGAAATGAGggtgaggaaagaggaattgctgatgaagaaggattgggtTGGCCAG CCAAATCTACCCATCTCCGACTTCATTCATCGCCAACTGAGAAAGCTGCCAATCTCCAGTTACTCTCTTCGGCCATTCGAACGGTTCTAGAATGTATAGGTGAAGACCCAGATAGAGAGGGATTACAACGTACGCCCGAAAGATACGCCAAGGCTTTGATGTGGATGACAAAAGGATATGAAGAGAGATTGGTAGATGTCATTAACGATGCAGTCTTTGCTGAGGATCACGATGAGATGGTAATTGTTAGAGATATAGAGGTGTTTAGTCTGTGTGAACATCACATGGTCCCTTTTACTGGTAAA ATATCTATCGGTTATATACCCAATAAATTGGTCTTGGGATTGTCCAAACTAGCTAGAATAGCCGAAACGTTCTCTCGAAGATTACAAGTTCAAGAGAGATTGACAAAGCAAGTAGCTCTGGCTGTTGAAGAAGCCATAAGACCTAGAGGTGTAGCTGTTGTGATGGAAGCTTC ACACATGTGCATGTCAATGAGAGGTGTACAGAAACCTGGTGCTACCACTGTTACCAGTACGATGCTTGGATGTTTCAGATCGCAGCAGAAGACTAGAGAAGAG TTCCTCACACTCATCAGAACACCCAGTGTCACTCATCGTTGA